The segment TTTCTCCTCCTCAGAGCACCGCGACACTCCGGGCTGCAGCAGACGTCATCGCTCGCAGCAATCCCTCGTTCCCCGCCGGCTGGAAAGTCTGCATTAGTTCCTCAGAGCTCTGCTTCTTATTGTAAACTGTTGTTCTGCACCCGCCCCGCCCCacaccgcccccccccccctccgctccaTCAGTTTTCTCCTGCAGCGGCCGCTCCGACGGCTGCTTGTCCCCGCCGTGCGCGCcctgcagccccccccccccccctccactgaCACCGCTGTTGTCACTAAGTGCCTTACGTCGTCCCTCGCGCTCGCTCCCTTCACGTcccgctgcagcagcagcagcagcagcagcagcgtacGAGCACAACAGCAACCCATGTTTCAGCGTCCGTTATGCAAAAGAGACGGAGCGGCCGCTCTCCTGCTGAGGCGTGTTTCTAACGTGTTGCAATAAAAAGggcagctttctttaaatacTGCGCGACTGTTTCCCCACATTATGATTTACAAACGAGCAGAAATGAAGTCTAAAAAACGCCCCGCATGAACTCCAGGGCGCGCACGCAGACCGCAGACATACGTTTATTTCCCAGAATCCCGTCTGGCTGCTGTCGCCGGGGGGAACGAAGCGAGTGGAGATGGTTCTGGTTCGGGTCCAACGGCGGTGCAGAACAACGGTTAACGCTCCCTGTCCCGTTTCCCTCTGGTTGTCCCGCTGAACGTGTCGGAGAACCCGGATGTGTCGCGCTCAGTGAATGTATCAGATGCCAATGTTTGTTCTGCAGCCCAGTTTGACTCGATCCGGTCGGTTCTGAGCTCAGGTCCACTTAACCCCGCAGGTTGGCGCTGGAAGGGAAACTTTTCCCCGGGCTGGATGAACGTCTGCTTCTGATGGGACTTGTGTGTAAATTTGGAGCCAAACTTGCCAACAGTCGGTTTGAATTGTCCCGTTTTTTAAGCAGACGTTGGTCCAGCGGAACCAGAACCCGGCACCAGAACCCAGCCCCAACCTGCCGGGTTATCCCTGGACCGGGCCCGGCTTTCAGCCCAGAAACCTCCAAACGtttctgtctgctgctgctgtctggatCTGGTTCCGGTTTGACTTTCCTGATGGACCAGGGAGCGATGAAAGCAGTTCTGGCcggacagaaccgggtcagaacggTCTCCCCTCCTGCAGCAGCAATAACCGCAGCTTTTCCTTCTCCTGCCCGGCTCCACTTTTTAGTTTCAGAACAATGTGAGCGTTTAGTTTGGACCCGGCAGGACTGTAGCATCTCTGAACCGGCAGCTGGGGCGTCTCCTCCCCTTACAGAGCATCACTAAGGatttaggaaaaaaagaaaaaatatatttttttgctttttaagatacatttttgttgcttttggcAGTTCTGATGGGTGGGCACAGAAACCAAGTGTTTAATGGCATCTTAAATCTCTCTGGTACTTAAATCTGGGCAGAAATCTTtagtttgaaattatttttagttttttttttttttttttttttagtgccaGACGGAGCTGGGAGTCGGACCGGAGCGGTTCTGGAAAACAACGTTGATCTTCTGTACGTCTGTTTTCCCGAGCGGCTCGATCCGTGTTCCTGCCGGGCAAAATCTTTATCCAAGGTGTTAGAAAAGCGTCTGGAACCGCCACCGGGAAGCTGGAATGATTCTgtttacattttcccatttaaaAACCAGAAAACAACCTTCAtcggaggaagaggaggaaataTTTTTACCCTTTCTGGAAACTGATTTTCAGGATCgaagcaaaaccaaaaaaagtgaATGTGGGTTGGAGGTCagatgtgtgtgtttctgtatgtgtgtgtgtgtgtgtggggggggtggggggggtggtatgtgtgaatgtgtgtttctgtgtgtgaatGATGATGTTTGGATCAGTGGAGAACCGCCGGCACGCAGCTTCCTCTGAACCAGGAACAGTCAGGAGGACGAATCAAACGGAGCGAAGCTGCATGTCGGCGATTCCGTCTCTTATCATTCGTCTGATCGGGTTTTGGTCCAGACGTCCAATCAGATGCGAGCTCTCGTCAGGGATGTGatctttgtctttttgtgtTCCCCCCCCCCGGTTCTGATCACATCCCTGACGATGGATCCGTCATCATCATCTCCTCTGGGATCCAGTTCCAGGATTGGTTGGTGAGACTCTCTCATCCAAGCTTATTGTCAGAGCCTAAGCTAAACATTCCCGCTAGAAGGAAAACCTTTTTGTGTCTCTGGACCGGGTCCAGCTGCAGCCGAGCCCGGAGCTAGGTCCGATTGCTTTGGTCCGACTGGAAATCAGAGGAGATCATGATGAAGAttgtctttgtctttgttttgtgtctgcGCTCTGATGCGGAGCGATGGGGGGTGGGAAGGGGGGGGTTCTGGGTCCAGGCGAATTCctgaaggaggaaactaaacCAAACCTACAACTTTGACACCATGATGTGAATTTCTGCGCCGTAAAGTTAAATTGGATCCTGAAACCTGCTGCTTTGATTTGATCTGGCtctgctgctggaggtttctgaCTCGTCCCGCTTAGAATCCATGGAAACGTTTTGATTTGGCTCCAACCGCCTCCAGCACTTCAATCTGGACTTTGTGCTCAGGAAGTCTGTTTATTTTCCTCCTACAGGTGGCTTGATgctattaaatgtgaaaaaaacgtAAAACTTTGATTGGCTGAACTAAATAAActgtaatttgattttttttcttttcctttgagGAAATTCCAGTGAATTGTTGAGCAATCTGCCCTCTACTGGTGTAACATGGAAAAACAAGCAGGGActttaaattcaataaattgaCCTGAACTTTCCTTTGTCCTCTTGGTTTTTATTCTTCGTTCTTTAGCACACAGGTCCATCCTTCACTGGGGGATTAGGAATGGTTGTGAAacgaatttttttttttttttgtatttagtaTTGTATCTAATGTAGTTTTTCAGGACAATTCTGGAACCTGTTTGGTTAATTTTAGTTTATATCTGTTGTGACTAGTTTGTGTCTTTAACTTGGGTCACATTGGAGTCATTTCTcctatttattgtaatttttttgtcataCTGTTATTCTGCAGCCATTTCTGGTTCTTCCCAGATTTTTTCCTCTATTCATCTAGTCAGGGCTGTTCTGGCTCTGTGCCACACCTccatttttaacttgttttaattcacacaaacagctcagctgtgaTCTCGTCTGCAGTAAATGACTGCATTTACCAGGAACTGGCAAATTTAGTACAGGACCAGGGACCTTGTGTAAACCCAGTGAAGCTCCGACCCGGAGGCGTCCTGTCGGCCCACCGGCATTTTGTTCTGACTGTGGGGTGCTCCAGTAACTGCCTGATAACTCTCATTCAAGACTGATGCATGTTCTCATCAGCACCAGGGAGAGCAGAGCGTTCTCCCAGCAGACATCCAGAACGTCAACACTCTTCAGGTCCAGACTTAAAAACCACATGTTAAATTTTTCCTTCTTTACGCTGTGTTGCATGTTTTAATCTGTACGGTGGTTTAGTGAAAGGTGCTTTGATCAGTGTGTGACTAGGCCATCCCAACACATTTAAACCCCTCCAGTGTTGCTTCAGCAGTCTGATGcaggtcattgttctgctggaaggagaacctcagATCACAGGCAGACTAACTGCTTCTGCTCCAGAATAATCCCAGTATTCAGCGCCATCCATCTTTCCGTTGGACCAGTTTCCCAATCCGCTGCTGAAAAAccatcccacagcatcatgttagcaccaccgtgtttcactgtggggatggtgttctggggaagatgggatgtgttgggtttgagTGTTTTACTTGGTGGTCCAAAAGTTCGATTTTCCtctcatttgaccagagcaccttcctccattTACATTTGGGGAGCTGCCCACATAGCCTGGTCAGCCAGACTAACTTTTGCCTCTCTTTAATATGGCTGAAGTTAGTTCGAAACGTTTAAATaaagaagaacccgtccagaggacctactaaatattttctttttctttgttaaagtcCTGTGTTGTTCACCATTCGACCATGGAGCTGCTTCCTCGGCTGTAACCGCCAACTGTCAGTCCGACCAATCAGAAAGCTCAGCCCCTGCTCCATCATGGGGTCTCCGCTTCGATCAGCCAATAGGATCCGAGTATGAAGAGCTTTGCTTCGATTGGCCAATAGGATGTGCGTATCAAGCGCCGCCCCCTGTGGCCAGAAAGGCAACACGCCGCCATATTGAAAATTCAGAGttttctccccctttttttattttgagaacTTATTTGTTTACAACgctgaaagctgcaggacagaCGAACAAAACTGCCAGCAAAATGCTCTTCCTCCTTCGTTCTGGTGGTACTAAgccaatattattattttattatttttctttattttttattattattaaatgtaccccccccccctccccttcagTGAAGTCCAGTTCCTCCATCCCCGCAGCGGTGGAGGGAAGCTCAGGCAGAGTTATCTGTACAGTGATTAAATGGAATAAATTATCCTTTCAACtgttcttctttatttatttttttttaaacataactttATTCACTGTTGTGGAAAGACATACACTTTAGAAAACATACGTTAGAGCACAAGAAAGCAGATTTAggagacaaaaaacaacaacacctaGAGGTCTGATACATGTAGGTTAATTTATTaagtaatttgattattttggtttatcttttctttttcaatggaTCAAGTATGTTAAGATCTGTTATTTTAAAGTCATAAAAGGAcggtaaggtttttttttttttttttttttgccaaatcaTTTTGTGCAGATACTACTTtgctaaaatgataaaaaatgtattatatttttttcattggctGTTAAATTAGTGATTATTTTAGGTATTTCTTCAACTGTTCTTGTCACTTTATGGAGACACCGgtatctctttttaaaaaaagtcgtAAACTGACGGACAGCTGGGTGGACCAATCATAGCAGCTCGTGTTCGTCACATCCGGTTCCTGGGTCGTGGACTACTTCCGGCTGCATCGTCCTCTGGAAAGCTCAACGTGAGTAAGAAAAGACCTTCAGCTCCAGTTTAAATTGAGCGGCAGCAGTTTCTGTCAGCGGGGCTTTGTCTGCCGGTCTGACCGGAGCTGCTGCTTGCTGCCCGGGATGGAGGCTGAGCTCCGGCTCGCTCTTTACCTGCAGCTGCACCTGAGAGCCGGACGGAGCTCCTGTTGTCACCTGTTGGCTCTTACCTGCAGCCGCCCGGCTCTGCGCAGCCTCACGTTGTTAGGATTCGGGGCCAAAAGCCCAGTTTTTCTAATAAATCCATCAAACATCTGTAATTACTGGGAATCCTTTAGCTGTGACTCCTGGCAGAAAAGCATGATGGGACTTGGTGGCGCATGCGTCCTGGGAAGGCTGCAGGTTCCCCGGTTCGAATCCCACAGATTGTCAGTCTGGGTCCCTGCGCATGACctttagccccagaatgctgcTTCATTGCAGAGGATATAATTTAATTGGGATGCTGCTGCGATGACACATAGTTTCTGATTcatgttatcctgagctacctctgtagttatgctgctataggcttaggctactggaggacatcagggtctatttctctctctctgctgagttctcctactgctctccaatctgcattgttattaattcagcttttatctttatgttctctgtcgttattctcttcatggaaggtacacccatagacatcatatatgtAGACGCctggttgggcgggttctgcctatgatgccgatgcgtcagagcgtccgccatgttggatgtggcaaatctgctgttagactcagtcacttaaacagtatcagagggagtttaatctcagaatatactttatattcgtaatattttatttttgtaatattacaagtttattttcctatctctttggcttcattcttctgactttattcttgtaaagaataaaaataattaaaagaatctaacctggccctatcaCTCCAGGACTAAGAtggttctgcaaactgtgactattctggaaatgttcccccttaattctcataatatgacgtttttatcataatattaccacttttgtcttttattactttattctcTTTATTCTCcgcaatgtttagatttaaccaattgacTTTTATATCCATAACACACACATATCTATCTATGCACGCACATCTATATCTAAAAGCATTGATCAATAGCTCTCTGTTCTGAcaatctctatcaattaatctcCTATATATTTCTTTACAAGTCTGTATATATAAGCTCCATCTATAGCTTCTATCTAAATCCCTTAAACATACATACAGGGAACAAagacgttcactactttctgccacatacaatatggtgGTGACGTGCAAACCTGCGGCATATGAGGCGTCTACATTTATATGTctgaaggtacacctggtctggagttctgttagctgtgacatcatcaggggaggcagatcatcctctattaccatctaacatagaaagtactcctgggtcaatgtgagtttctgagctttctgtgtctctgctctgtcttctctaccatagaaagtactcctgggtcaatgtgagcttctgagctttctgtgtctctgctctgtcttctctaagccccagtgggtggaggcagatgagcgttcacactgagcctggttctggttctgctggaggttctcctccctgttaaaggggagttttcctctccactgtcgcttcatgcatgctcagtatgagggattgctgcaaagccatcaacaatgcagacgactgtccactgtggctctacgctctttcaggaggagtgaatgctgcttggagagacttgatgcaacctgctgggtttccttagagaggaaactttctcaccaacctggaggatctgatggaagctgactttggaaagatgATATGAAgttaattggagctatataaatacaattaaactgaataaaataaaataaaaataatcagctCTAATATTAAGCCATACTGGGGGATTAACACTTACTATCCCTTTAACGTTCTCTCCTGATGGCAGCATGTTGTAACGTGTCTCTGGAAGTCTGACCTCTGTGCGCTTAAAACTTGCACCAGTGCAGCATTTACCTGTCTAACCAGGTGTTTCTCCGCTCTCTCCCAGAATGGGCAGTGTTTTGGCTGCCAgctcccccagcccacccccgCCTCCATCGGCTGCCGGCTCAGCCTCCCCCGGGGTGACGATGCCACCGGGCTTCGGGATGCCTCCGGTCCCGCCGGCCGCTCCTCCGACTGGGTCAGGAGCCGGAAAGGAGCAGCGGGCGGAGAACCTTCTGCCCAACCCTGGAGCGTTTGACGAGTGTCACCGGAAATGTAAAGGTAAGCAGAGCCTCAGGAGGCTGAGGACGGGCGTGTCCAGCCGAGGGTAACCGGTGTGCTTTCCTCCTCAGAGGTGTTCCCCATGCAGATGGAGGGAGTCCGCCTGGTGGTGAACAAAGGTCTGAGCAACCACTTCCAGGTCAGTTTGGTTCTTACTGGTCCCCCTGACCGACGTGGCTCCTAAACTCACAGGGAGCTACGGCCCGGTTCCGCTGCCGTCTACTAGCAACGTGCCGCTCCTTGTTGGACTCAGAGTAAAAGCAGAGGCGATCCACTCTGGAGCGGCACAGGAAAAGGGGCGTTACGGTGCTCTGTCCCGTATAAaccacagacaaacacaaagtgatgGATGGTTGTTACACGAAACAAAATTTACAAATTTTAACGTTCTCAagcataaaatctgaaaagtgcggcatgcttttttttttattccgcCTCCTTAAGTGAATTCTCTGCAGAGCCAGCTTTCACCGCAGGTCTGCTGAAGTTTGTCTCTGAATATTTCAAGTTCTGCTGGATCGGATGGAGAACGTCTGTTAACCTCGTattgatttaggtctggactttgactaggccacgcTAACATCTGACATTTGATCCAAAGCAGTGGTCTGTACCTTGATACCTTGAGACAAAAACAGTCCAGAACCGAGCCGGGTTCTTTTATCtaaatataagataagataggctttattgatctcacaatggagaaattcacttgccacatcggttcatacaaggagttgcagagtagggaaggtgcgttcagttatatacagtgaatcttcgtatatacaatggatcaaaaaggatacacaaaaacacaaaggaaatAGGGATGGGCATATCctgtcttatttacatacatagtgatctctctctctctcattcatatatatatatatatatatatatatatatatatatatatatatatatatatatatatatatatatatacagacacacctatacgcctacatacatacatgtgtactgacatatgttgaggtggtgatagcagcagaagtccctacatcaggattattgcacgggttataatataatatataataataaatgatagttttataatttttttgtgtgtagtaTCTGTAAAGAATTTCCATATGTGGATTACATTAATTATacttgaaaaatttaaatatggaATCTTTTGTTCCATTAATTTAAtaagttttccatttttttcctcctttggtttaaaacagtaataaagctgctgctctttgaacatataaaaatgttaaaaggtatttttccagtttttatatttatttgtggaGGTGTATATAGTTGGAGCGACAGCAGAACCGACCCGGTTCTCCTCTCAGGACGCTGGCTGAGAGTTTCTCAGGCTTCAGGTCTTAAATGCTCGATAACCTCCTCCCTCCAGGTGAATCACTCGCTGCTGCTCAGCACCACCGGAGACTCCAGCTACCGGTTCGGAGCGACGTTCGTTGGGTCCAAACAGACCGGTCCTGCAGAGGTAAGCAGCAGTAGAAGTTCTCCCAGGCCCGTCTGCTGCGGttctgacgcctctgctcttgTGGCTCAGTTCTTCCCGGTCATGGTGGGCGACATGGACAACAGCGGCAGCCTGAACTCTCAGATCATCCATCAGATCAGCAGCAGGATCCGCTCCAAAGTGGCCTTCCAGGTGAGCGCAGCGCCGGGTTTTGGTTGCAGCTGCCGGTCCGGCGCTGACCCAGTCCGTCTGTCTGCAGACGCAGCAGCAGAAGTTTGTGAACTGGCAGGGCGACGCCGAGTTCAGGGGAGAAGATTTCACGGCGATGGTGACGTTCGGGAACCCAGACGTCCTCGCCGGTTCTGGTATGTGGTCCAAAGGTCCGGTTAGAGTCCCAGCAGAGGGGAACCACATGAAGGTGGCACAGAAAAGGCGTTCTCCTCCAGAATAAAGGACACAGGAGCGGTTTTTCACTAAAATAAAGTCCTGTCCACTGCTGGTGAAATTAGTTGTTTTCTGGTAAAACATTGAACCTGAGTTTCTTTGAAGGATCAGTTAGGTTTCTGTTTTTAGCTGCAGTAAAGGCCAGTTAaagtataataataaataaatactataaGTAAGAAACaaggaataaacaaaatgtaaaatgtttttactaaTTTATTAAGTAATTGTTTCCTATGAACAATgaagtttattttatgtttcaaattgcataaaagtaactttaaattaatcagaatcagaaatactttaataatcccagggggaaattatttttgttacacGCCCCAGATATGCAGACTAGATTAGACTTTCTAAGCGCTCACAGCGTTCGGACATAAAGTATAAACATAAAGACTTCAGAGGAAACCAGCGACTGTTTGGAcagtttagcctttttttttctatgtaaagAAAGTTGTGATATTATAAATATAGTTATTTTGGTTCCCAGCAGAGTAGCCGACCAATCAGGCTGTTTGTTTGTCGTGTCCATCAGAGAGAcatccggggggggggggggggggggggggggtctctgaGGAGGCTGGGTTCAGCTAACAGCGctcacacttttttaaaaactgcactGTTCCATTCTTATCACTGCAGCACTCCATATTCTaaagttattttaatataattgaAATCTCATTAAATTGTCGTAAGCTGGTGTTTGATCCCAGAAGCGTCCTGGATCAGACCGGTGAGGGCCGAGTCGTCTGCAGACATCTGGAGTGTCACAGACGGCTCTGCTGAGGCGCATGGAGGGGAGGGAAGTGTCCTCTAGGGGGCGCCACAGCTCCTGACCTGAATGGCATGTTCTCTGGTCTTTCCCATTTTGCCCTCAGGGATCATCATCACCCACTACCTGCAGTCCATAACGCCGTCCCTGGCTCTGGGCGGAGAGCTGGTTTACCACCGCAGGCCCGGGGAGGAGGGCTCCGTCCTCTCCTTGGTGGGCAGGTACACAGGTGAGTCCCGGCGCCGGCGCTGGAGCCGAACCTTCGACCCGTTTCCTGACCGCCTTTCTCTGTGCAGCCAGTGACTTCATCGCCACGCTGACCCTCGGCTCGGCCGGAGCGCACGCCTCCTACTACCACAAGGCCAACGAGCAGGTGAGCGTCGTGGGTTCTCCTCTGCGAGGCCCGGCGGTTCTGCCCGGTGTCACGGCTGCTGACCCGACCCAACGTCTGTGTTCTGCAGCTGCAGGTCGGCGTGGAGTTCGAGGCCAGCTCGCGGATGCAGGACACCAGCGCGTCGTTCGGCTACCAGCTGGACGTCCCCAAAGCTAATCTCCAGTTCAAAGGTCCGGTTTTTAACCAGAGGTGATCTCTAAGCCTCCTGTTGATGCTCAAGGTTCTGTTACCTGAGAAAAAGGTGATCAGCAGAACCTCAGgggccacagctgctctgaggTTCTTCATCCTCCAGCAGGAACAGCTGGACGACGACAGGGAACCGGGTTCTACCTCACTGAGTGGACCGGGTTCTTCCTCACTGAGTGGACCGGATTCTACCTCACTGAGTGGACCGGGTTCTTCCTCACTGAGTGGACCGGGTTCCTTCTCACTGAGTGGACCGGGTTCTACCTCACTGAGTGGACCGGGTTTTACCTCACTGAGTGGACCGGGTTCCTTCTCACTGAGTGGACCGGGTTCTACCTCACTGAGTGGACCGGGTTCTACCTCACTGAGTGGACCGGGTTCTTCTCTGTCTACCAAAATGTTCTAACAGCTGAAGCTTGGACCCAACTGGGTCGTCAACAGAACCAAgatcccaaacacagcagctaatctacggtgaaaaaacaaaagaattagAACTTTAACCAGCCTGCTGCAGGAACTTCTAGTTCTAGTTCCTGCCGGTGGTGGAGGTTGTAGTTCCTGCCGATGGAGGTTGTAGTTCCTGCCGATGGAGGTTGTAGTTCCTGCCGGTGGAGGTTGTAGTTCCTGCCGGTGGAGGTTGTAGTTCCTGCCGGTGGAGGTTGTAGTTCCTGCCGGTGGTGGAGGTTCTCCCTGcgtgttttggtttgtttcaggAATCCAAGCGGCTCAGGGAATCGGCTGGATTGTAAACTTCAAGGACAACTTCTGGCGGTTCTGATGTTTTGTTCCTGTTGCCTGCAGGTTCTGTCGACAGTAACTGGGTCGTGGGAGCGACGCTGGAGAAGAAGCTGCTCCCTcttcctctgtctctggttctcTGCGCCTTCCTGAACCACCAGAAGAACAAGTTCCAGTGCGGCTTCGGCATCACCATCGGTTAGCGCCACTGAGGGACAAACGGACTCTGACTCGCACGGCGCCGCGTCCTCTTGGTACCGCGGCGCCGTTGGCCGTCGTT is part of the Fundulus heteroclitus isolate FHET01 chromosome 13, MU-UCD_Fhet_4.1, whole genome shotgun sequence genome and harbors:
- the tomm40l gene encoding mitochondrial import receptor subunit TOM40 homolog, whose translation is MGSVLAASSPSPPPPPSAAGSASPGVTMPPGFGMPPVPPAAPPTGSGAGKEQRAENLLPNPGAFDECHRKCKEVFPMQMEGVRLVVNKGLSNHFQVNHSLLLSTTGDSSYRFGATFVGSKQTGPAEFFPVMVGDMDNSGSLNSQIIHQISSRIRSKVAFQTQQQKFVNWQGDAEFRGEDFTAMVTFGNPDVLAGSGIIITHYLQSITPSLALGGELVYHRRPGEEGSVLSLVGRYTASDFIATLTLGSAGAHASYYHKANEQLQVGVEFEASSRMQDTSASFGYQLDVPKANLQFKGSVDSNWVVGATLEKKLLPLPLSLVLCAFLNHQKNKFQCGFGITIG